A window of Candidatus Dojkabacteria bacterium contains these coding sequences:
- a CDS encoding class I SAM-dependent methyltransferase, whose translation MAEEFNTEEEVNGRQGDAVIDDVSDSTDSKADVAEYDKYNYDYKEYWQGREYENLAEDSALSRLLKKVRGKRIVDIGGSYGRLLPIYYDKFEQPVILDYSLNTLLKYEKGILEKYPNTKLVAANVYHLPFRENSFDGALMVRVLHHVNDPEIYYEELAEIMADKGIYVQEFANKIHLKARLKWMLKGQFKMLGEEPYEQPTQESFEGSDKAKKDGGIFMNFHPNHIKEMLRDVDFKIVGKSSSSFLRVPKLKKMLPLSMMMGLEKAAQLIIGGTNIAPSVFYKARMEKEAEKNNLEKSFNEILVCPECKGELQFELDQARCSKCGMEYKKHSTVWDFRVS comes from the coding sequence GTGGCAGAAGAATTCAACACCGAAGAAGAAGTAAACGGTCGACAGGGCGACGCTGTTATAGATGATGTTTCCGACTCTACAGACAGCAAGGCAGATGTAGCAGAGTACGACAAGTACAATTACGACTATAAAGAGTATTGGCAAGGTCGCGAGTATGAGAATCTCGCAGAAGACTCAGCTCTATCGCGGCTTCTCAAGAAAGTCCGCGGCAAACGAATCGTAGACATCGGTGGCTCATATGGGCGACTGCTTCCGATCTACTATGACAAATTCGAGCAGCCAGTAATTCTCGACTATTCATTAAATACTCTACTTAAATATGAGAAAGGTATCCTTGAAAAATACCCCAACACAAAGCTGGTCGCGGCAAACGTTTACCATCTGCCATTTCGGGAAAATTCTTTTGATGGCGCCCTGATGGTCAGAGTTCTGCACCACGTCAATGACCCAGAGATCTATTACGAGGAGCTCGCGGAAATAATGGCCGACAAGGGGATTTATGTACAGGAATTCGCAAACAAGATTCACCTCAAGGCACGACTAAAGTGGATGTTGAAAGGGCAATTTAAAATGCTTGGCGAAGAGCCGTATGAGCAGCCCACACAGGAGAGCTTCGAAGGAAGCGATAAGGCAAAGAAAGATGGAGGCATTTTCATGAACTTTCATCCAAATCATATTAAGGAGATGCTGAGAGATGTCGACTTCAAGATTGTCGGCAAAAGTAGCAGCTCATTTTTGCGTGTACCCAAGCTAAAGAAGATGTTACCTCTGAGCATGATGATGGGTCTAGAGAAGGCAGCACAGCTCATTATCGGAGGCACCAATATTGCTCCAAGTGTTTTCTACAAAGCACGAATGGAGAAAGAGGCAGAAAAGAACAATCTAGAGAAAAGTTTTAATGAAATCCTCGTATGTCCAGAATGCAAAGGAGAGTTGCAGTTTGAGCTTGACCAGGCTCGCTGCTCCAAATGCGGTATGGAGTACAAGAAGCATTCGACTGTTTGGGATTTTAGAGTAAGCTAA
- a CDS encoding MraY family glycosyltransferase — MYNDQITEIAQSLILQFQHPQIPVEYARYLQYALFFIIPCLLALVLTPIIGKIANDLDIRNDTKTFTKNKLNRYENNSRRVKKTRIPLLGGLAVILPLLVLIPLFFGFNEITIPILIAISILTIAGIIDDIYNLPGSIQLLAQLAAAFIFAASVVNLEVIKIPFDGFIDLSMYTWNGNIMGLPWEFVFPGDLIAMFWVVVAINAIKWVSGLDALMESNLIVGFFMIFIIAARGEAALVLLLSAMLTGGLAGFTFYNFPPAKIMSAATGKTVYGFLVAALALLNDTKLAITILIMLLPLVDFLFVVTKRFIVNRPKSFKETILTPFRLLRISDTNHIHHQLLKLGFSTKQILLLETSITLLAGSIAVLTTEAYRLFFILVGGTLMLLFLTILHVKTSKIQKPVEEKEDKPEKRPPEPPKGSPESRYSY, encoded by the coding sequence ATGTATAACGATCAGATAACCGAAATAGCCCAATCACTCATTCTTCAGTTCCAGCACCCACAGATTCCAGTCGAATATGCCCGTTATCTCCAGTACGCACTTTTCTTCATAATCCCTTGCCTACTTGCTCTCGTCCTCACCCCTATCATCGGCAAGATTGCCAACGACCTAGATATTCGCAACGATACAAAAACATTCACGAAAAATAAGCTCAATCGATATGAAAATAACTCCAGAAGGGTTAAGAAGACTCGGATCCCACTGCTAGGAGGGCTTGCGGTTATTCTCCCGCTCCTGGTTCTAATTCCTCTATTCTTCGGATTTAATGAAATTACTATACCTATACTTATAGCAATATCTATTCTTACAATTGCTGGGATTATCGACGATATCTACAATCTTCCAGGCAGCATTCAGCTGCTCGCACAGCTAGCAGCCGCCTTCATATTTGCAGCCTCTGTAGTCAATCTTGAAGTAATCAAGATACCTTTTGATGGGTTTATCGACCTCTCCATGTACACTTGGAACGGCAATATCATGGGCTTGCCATGGGAATTCGTGTTCCCGGGAGATCTGATCGCAATGTTTTGGGTAGTTGTAGCTATCAATGCTATTAAATGGGTATCGGGATTAGACGCGCTCATGGAGTCAAATCTGATAGTAGGCTTCTTTATGATATTTATCATTGCTGCGCGTGGTGAGGCTGCACTAGTGCTCCTGCTCAGCGCCATGCTCACAGGTGGGCTTGCCGGATTTACCTTCTACAACTTCCCACCCGCCAAGATTATGTCGGCCGCCACTGGCAAGACTGTATACGGCTTCTTGGTCGCTGCCCTAGCACTGCTTAACGACACTAAGCTCGCAATTACGATTTTGATAATGCTGCTGCCACTGGTCGACTTCCTATTTGTCGTAACCAAGAGGTTTATCGTCAACCGTCCTAAATCTTTCAAGGAGACCATTCTTACACCTTTCAGACTGCTTAGAATCTCTGATACAAACCATATCCACCACCAGCTTCTTAAGCTTGGCTTCTCGACAAAGCAGATCTTGCTGCTCGAAACCAGCATCACCTTGCTGGCTGGCTCTATCGCGGTGCTCACGACAGAGGCGTATAGGCTGTTCTTTATCCTCGTGGGTGGTACTTTAATGCTGCTTTTCCTTACCATTCTTCATGTGAAGACTTCGAAGATCCAGAAGCCGGTCGAGGAGAAAGAGGACAAGCCGGAAAAGAGACCACCTGAGCCTCCAAAGGGATCCCCGGAGTCGCGGTATTCTTATTGA
- the rsmA gene encoding 16S rRNA (adenine(1518)-N(6)/adenine(1519)-N(6))-dimethyltransferase RsmA — translation MQSITPNKSLGQNFFTNASLARKIVDIVVESDPSHIIEIGPGPGTFTNLLAERAQVIAIEKDHQFEMVLSQIDNLEVLYQDILETDFHEILMKWELEAEKVVIFGSLPYNISKRIIANNLRSSLIQNQYYIIQKEVAEKYIANAPQNNILSLTSEVYSQCNKLFDISPGSFNPPPKVTSSFIKFTLNATGEIHENAEELCKFISSSFSHPRKTLNNNLKNYSEEIHDKELLQMRPSQLTLDQYVELFNQLKR, via the coding sequence ATGCAAAGCATTACACCCAATAAATCGCTCGGACAGAACTTTTTCACAAACGCATCGCTTGCCAGAAAGATTGTAGATATTGTAGTCGAGAGTGACCCAAGCCATATCATTGAGATCGGGCCCGGGCCAGGCACATTTACCAATCTGCTCGCCGAACGAGCCCAGGTGATTGCGATAGAGAAGGATCATCAATTTGAGATGGTGCTGAGTCAGATTGATAACTTAGAGGTGCTGTATCAAGATATCCTAGAGACTGATTTTCATGAAATTTTAATGAAATGGGAACTCGAGGCTGAGAAAGTTGTGATTTTTGGATCCCTACCCTACAACATCTCTAAACGGATTATCGCCAACAATTTAAGGTCTAGTCTAATACAAAACCAGTACTACATTATTCAGAAAGAGGTCGCTGAGAAATATATTGCGAATGCCCCACAAAATAATATCCTCTCTTTAACCTCAGAGGTGTACTCACAATGCAACAAACTCTTTGATATTAGCCCAGGCTCCTTCAACCCACCGCCAAAAGTCACCAGCAGCTTCATTAAATTTACATTAAACGCAACAGGTGAAATTCATGAAAATGCCGAGGAGCTTTGCAAATTCATTAGCAGCTCATTCTCCCACCCGCGCAAAACATTAAACAACAACCTTAAAAACTATTCAGAAGAGATTCATGACAAAGAGCTACTACAGATGCGACCCTCTCAACTTACCCTCGACCAGTATGTAGAATTATTCAATCAGTTGAAAAGATAA
- a CDS encoding helix-turn-helix domain-containing protein, translating to MKLRKKTKIREPKKPAAPISTANMLTAGQVLKSRRKELRLSIDRVSAETKIQKRYIEIIEADDYDQLESTVFISGFIKIYAEYLSLNVDKVLALYRRNSSTKADQAKKAAKEVETQSLKDYLTPQTLVLLLVAATIVGLFSYIGVQFYRFQKEPYLIIASPTELTFETTDEILLIKGQTESGTILTVNEDTVPLDDQDKFEYEYDLQEGNNTIIVKAVRNNNKRSETLKVLEVKYITEEEAAQQAEENPPPEEAPPPATEYKLKVEVVDDEAWIKIVVDDTQQYAQILPPGFSEEFTVKSSFEVISGRPTITNVYVNGEAREMVLDSESGTAKLNCSISGDTLSCQD from the coding sequence ATGAAATTAAGAAAAAAGACCAAAATTAGAGAGCCGAAAAAACCGGCAGCGCCAATAAGCACTGCCAATATGCTCACCGCAGGCCAGGTGCTTAAATCGCGCCGTAAAGAGCTTCGATTAAGCATTGACCGCGTCTCCGCCGAGACCAAGATTCAGAAGCGATATATTGAGATCATCGAGGCCGATGATTATGACCAGCTCGAGAGCACTGTATTCATCTCTGGATTCATTAAAATCTATGCCGAATACCTCTCTCTTAATGTAGATAAAGTGCTCGCCCTCTACAGACGAAACAGCAGCACCAAGGCTGACCAGGCAAAGAAAGCAGCAAAAGAGGTCGAGACGCAAAGCCTGAAGGATTATCTCACCCCGCAGACATTAGTGCTGCTTCTGGTTGCCGCGACAATCGTTGGCTTGTTCAGCTATATCGGGGTGCAATTTTATAGATTCCAAAAAGAGCCATACCTGATAATCGCCTCCCCTACCGAGCTTACATTTGAGACCACAGATGAGATCCTACTTATCAAAGGTCAAACAGAGAGTGGAACTATACTTACCGTAAATGAAGATACTGTACCTTTGGATGATCAGGACAAATTCGAGTATGAGTACGATCTGCAAGAAGGCAACAACACCATCATCGTAAAAGCAGTTAGGAATAACAATAAGCGAAGCGAGACCCTCAAGGTGCTTGAGGTAAAATATATCACAGAGGAAGAGGCAGCACAGCAGGCAGAAGAAAACCCTCCACCCGAAGAGGCGCCACCACCAGCTACCGAGTACAAGCTGAAGGTCGAAGTGGTCGACGACGAGGCTTGGATCAAAATCGTGGTTGATGATACTCAGCAGTATGCCCAGATCCTGCCTCCTGGCTTTAGCGAAGAGTTCACTGTAAAATCCAGCTTCGAGGTGATCTCCGGCCGCCCGACCATTACCAATGTATATGTAAATGGTGAAGCGCGAGAGATGGTACTCGACTCTGAGTCGGGGACTGCCAAATTGAACTGCTCAATTAGTGGAGATACTTTATCTTGCCAAGACTAG
- the dnaG gene encoding DNA primase has protein sequence MDNRDTIELVKSKADIVAVVERYVKLRQMGKNYGAPCPFHQEKTPSFMVSPDLQHYKCFGCGESGDVISFVQKIENIEFFEALQKLAKEVGVEITTHQKNSKYAKLEELNEIATQFYQQQLESVNGKKAKEYFVKRGLDHSEAKKFQVGYAYGRDTLLGKLRASKYSNADLAASGLFTDKSGRLKDRFINRLMFPIKSSTGKVIAFSGRQLPGDDFGPKYLNSPETAIFHKRETVFGIFESKNYMRKEDLCVMVEGQMDVISAHKIGLNYCVAPLGTGLTLQQLELISRYTKNILFFFDNDTAGHKAVERGFELASPLGLNLFAMIAPKPYKDIDEFIQSEPEKVVKLVKPKVDAFTFLISQQLSRLDTTGLKGREEFISYCEGLLTFVTDKRKGEYYRQKVKKLSGISVDGSAENVKPADDAPQAATGKVEQSVLSREEYLVSQALVQKFDESFRKMDKKYFTKPALKELIELIQGSLEADADLDVKAIYESDETPAEVVAELERIYFSPELASARLVDKQELNNIYRLVRIGYYERVRNHYRKQQAIAEEAGDTNTADRFTDKIIQVTSNIRELEEWQKNSTPKKK, from the coding sequence ATGGATAATCGAGATACAATAGAGCTGGTAAAAAGCAAAGCAGATATTGTCGCTGTCGTAGAGCGATACGTGAAATTAAGACAGATGGGGAAAAATTATGGAGCCCCCTGCCCTTTCCACCAAGAGAAAACCCCGTCTTTCATGGTCAGCCCCGATCTTCAGCATTACAAGTGCTTCGGCTGTGGCGAGTCTGGTGACGTCATCAGCTTTGTCCAGAAAATTGAGAATATAGAATTCTTCGAGGCGCTCCAGAAGTTGGCCAAGGAGGTCGGCGTAGAGATCACCACCCACCAGAAAAACAGCAAGTATGCCAAGCTCGAGGAGCTCAACGAGATCGCTACACAGTTTTACCAACAGCAGCTTGAGTCAGTTAATGGCAAGAAGGCCAAAGAGTACTTCGTAAAGCGCGGGCTTGATCATAGCGAGGCAAAGAAATTTCAGGTTGGATATGCTTATGGGCGCGATACTTTGCTGGGGAAATTACGCGCGTCCAAATATAGCAATGCCGATCTGGCCGCATCGGGTCTGTTTACTGATAAAAGTGGGCGATTAAAAGACAGGTTTATCAATCGCCTAATGTTTCCAATCAAATCCTCTACCGGCAAGGTGATTGCATTCTCTGGGAGACAGCTCCCGGGCGATGATTTCGGGCCAAAGTATCTCAACTCTCCAGAGACAGCGATATTCCATAAGCGGGAGACTGTTTTCGGGATATTTGAGAGCAAGAACTATATGCGAAAAGAAGATCTATGCGTCATGGTTGAAGGGCAGATGGATGTGATCTCTGCTCATAAAATCGGGCTAAATTACTGCGTTGCCCCACTTGGGACGGGGCTCACACTCCAGCAGCTCGAGCTGATATCGCGCTACACTAAAAATATTTTGTTCTTTTTTGATAATGATACCGCTGGGCACAAAGCTGTTGAGCGTGGATTTGAGCTTGCCTCCCCTCTTGGCCTCAACCTGTTTGCGATGATTGCACCGAAGCCATACAAGGATATCGACGAGTTTATTCAATCCGAGCCAGAGAAGGTTGTAAAGCTGGTCAAACCGAAGGTTGATGCATTCACATTCCTCATCTCGCAGCAGCTGAGCCGACTTGATACCACTGGACTGAAGGGACGCGAGGAGTTTATAAGCTACTGCGAAGGGCTGCTAACTTTTGTTACCGATAAGCGGAAAGGTGAATATTACAGGCAGAAAGTAAAGAAACTATCAGGAATCTCGGTCGATGGTAGTGCAGAGAATGTGAAGCCTGCAGATGATGCTCCACAGGCCGCCACAGGCAAAGTTGAGCAATCGGTACTCTCGCGCGAGGAGTATCTGGTCAGCCAAGCATTGGTGCAAAAGTTTGACGAATCATTCCGAAAGATGGACAAGAAATATTTCACCAAGCCGGCGCTTAAAGAGTTGATTGAACTGATACAAGGCTCATTGGAAGCCGATGCGGACCTGGATGTGAAAGCAATATATGAGTCTGATGAGACGCCAGCAGAGGTAGTCGCCGAGCTAGAGAGAATCTACTTCTCACCTGAGCTGGCGAGTGCGAGACTTGTCGACAAACAGGAGCTAAACAATATCTATCGCCTAGTCAGGATCGGATACTACGAGCGAGTGCGAAACCATTACCGCAAGCAGCAGGCAATCGCAGAGGAGGCTGGTGACACCAATACAGCAGATCGATTTACTGATAAAATAATCCAGGTAACAAGTAATATTAGGGAGCTTGAGGAGTGGCAGAAGAATTCAACACCGAAGAAGAAGTAA